The Hydrogenispora ethanolica genome includes the window TATGACAGCCTGCTCAAGGAGATGTATCGGAAGGGCTTGAAGGATACGCCCGAATACCGGCGGCTATTCCAGGAGATGAAGGATTACCGGGAGCGGGAAAGGCCGGCCTATATCCGGCGGATCAAGGAAAGCCTGAGCGAGATCTGCGCTTACATCGCCAAAAAGAACTACCGGGTCAGCCTGGGGATTGAGAACCGGTCGATGTGCCACCAGATCCCGGACTTCGAGGAAGCCCGTTACCTCCTGGATGAGCTGCGGGGACTGCCGGTTTATTTCTGGTACGACATCGGCCACGGCCTGGCCATGGAGGCGCTGGGAATCTACGATAGCCTGAGCGAAGCCCGCAAGCTGCAAGAGCGGATCCTTGGCGTTCATATCCATGACACCGTCGGAGTGGAGGATCATTGGACGCCCTATATCCATAGCGACCGGCTGGATGACTTCATCGAGATCATCCGCGCCGCGCCGATCAAGGTCTTGGAACTGGGGGCCAAGAATCCGGCGGACGAGATCCGGCGGGGCGTGGCGGTGTTATGCCGGAAGATCGGCGGCGGTGAGGCTTGAAGCGCCAAAGACAACATCGATAGGAAAGCCGGGAGGATGCCGATGGATGCGGAATGGCTGAAACGGTACGCGCCGTACCTTTACTTTGACAAAAAAGAGCCTTTTTACCCGCTGCGAGTGGGCTGGACGGTGTTGGACAGTCCGGGCCGTTCGCCTTCTTTTCCCAGAGATCTATACTTTGACGGCAGGAAGATCAAGTTTGTCATTGAATATGCGATCTATTGGCATTTTGATATCGGACACCTTTATGAGCTGGAGCACGTCTGGGTGTATCTGGACCACGCCGGGCGGGTGGCCGACTGCGAGGCCAGTTTTCACGGGCGATATTTGAAGGGGCTCCTCAAAGACCGGAGCAATCTGGCGGATGATACCCATGTGGAACTCTATTCGCAACCGGGCAAGCATGCTTTTTCGCCGCTTCCGCAACTCTTTGAGCTGTTGCCCGGTTTCGCCGCGGCGACTCTGGACGACGCCGGCCGGGACGGGCTCTGCGTGACCGGCGTCGCGCGGGGCCGCTACGAGACCGACCCGGAGACCGACCGGCTGGTCCGCCGCTATCTTCAGCAATACCGCTTCCAGCCGTCCCTGGAGTTTCAGAAATACGTGATCGCGGAGCAACTGCTGGTGCCCTGGCCCGAGCTGGACCAGGCCATTCCGGGGTGGATCGCCGCTCAATTGGCGGAGATCCGCCGGAGTATCGGGGAGCCACCCGGAAAGGCCGGTTGCGGCGCCTGAAGAAAGAAGCGCCGGGGCTTTCGCGGCGGTCCGCCGAAAGAGCGGGGCAGCATCCCGGAGGCTTCGGGATGGTTCTCCGGGAGCCGGTCCTGTTTCCCGAAGACCCGGGGAAGCATCCCGAGGCTTTGGTCCTGTATCCCGGAACCTCCGGGCAGTTTCCCCAAAGGTTCCGGATGCTTCCCCGAGGCTCCGGGAAGCTAGGATGATCTTTCGGGAAGAAAGGATCAAGGGATCCTATGAAAGGATCACCGGATCCCTTACAAGGATGAGAACCATCCCTGACAAGGATCATGGCATCCCTTACAAGGATCGAAAGCTTCTTTGAAAGGATCGAGGCATCCCTAACAAGGATGGCTTTCATCCTAACAAGGATGAAGAATATCCTAGTTGGACGAAAGAGCATCCTTGACACGAGGGCGGCGATCCCTGGAACGGCAATCGCCATCCCCGGAGATGAACGGGGCGGGGCAACAAGACGAATGCTTTGGGAGAGAATGTGGCGCGTTTGAGAAAACGAGACGAAAGCTTCCGCCGCTTTCCCGGAGCGCCGGATCGTTCAAACCAACCCCAAAAAGAGGAGGATAACCATGAATCACACCCCCAATATCCGGGAGACCGCCGAGCGAGTGATCAACCGGCTGATCCGGACCGCCAAGGGAGACGGCTCCAACGACCACCTGGTCATCGAGACTTGGGAATGGCCGCAAGGAGTGGCGCTCTACAGCCTGTTCAAATATTACCGGCATACCGGCGACTCCAAGCAGCTGGATTTCATCAACCACTGGTTTGAGCAACGTTTCGCGGAAGCGGAACCTCCCAAAAACGTCAATACCGTGGCGCCGCTCTTGACCCTGATCCATTTATACGAACTGACGGGCGATCCCCGCACGCTACGGATCTGCACCGAGTGGGCCGAATGGGTGATGCGGGAGATGCCCCGCACCGAGGAGGGGGGCCTGCAACACATCACCAGTCATGACCGGAATGAGCAGCAACTTTGGGACGACACGCTCTTCATGACCGTGTTATTCCTGGCCAAGTTCGGCAAGGCGACCCGGTCCGAAGCCTACATCCAGGAGGCTATCTACCAGTTCCTGTTGCACATCAAATACTTGTATGATCCGGCCACCGGCCTCTGGTTTCATGGCTGGACGTTCCGGGAGCGGAATCATTTCGCGGACGCGCTCTGGGCTCGGGGCAACTGCTGGTTCACCGCCGGGGTGGTGGAATTCCTGGAGATATTGGGGTTGGACGGCGCGCTCCGCCGCCATCTGGTGGACACCCTGAAAGCCCAGGTGAAGAAGCTGGCCGAGCTGCAGGACGCGAGCGGCCTCTGGCACACCTTGCTGGATGATCCGCATTCGTACCTGGAGACTTCGGCGAGCGCCGGGTTCGCCTACGGCATCCTCAAGGCGGTCCGCCTGGGGTATCTGGCTCCGGAGTACGCGGCCGTGG containing:
- a CDS encoding sugar phosphate isomerase/epimerase family protein: MADVLQSLSFSTMWNYMRSGDGAELLRQILALGFRRVELNYRIAEATLRAMEPLLETGAIRVSSLHNVFPHTDDPAFDTDSLLLSYEDPELRKRSIALTRRTVDYAQRLGAEAVVIHPGAVPELPFRPYDSLLKEMYRKGLKDTPEYRRLFQEMKDYRERERPAYIRRIKESLSEICAYIAKKNYRVSLGIENRSMCHQIPDFEEARYLLDELRGLPVYFWYDIGHGLAMEALGIYDSLSEARKLQERILGVHIHDTVGVEDHWTPYIHSDRLDDFIEIIRAAPIKVLELGAKNPADEIRRGVAVLCRKIGGGEA
- a CDS encoding glycoside hydrolase family 88/105 protein, which translates into the protein MNHTPNIRETAERVINRLIRTAKGDGSNDHLVIETWEWPQGVALYSLFKYYRHTGDSKQLDFINHWFEQRFAEAEPPKNVNTVAPLLTLIHLYELTGDPRTLRICTEWAEWVMREMPRTEEGGLQHITSHDRNEQQLWDDTLFMTVLFLAKFGKATRSEAYIQEAIYQFLLHIKYLYDPATGLWFHGWTFRERNHFADALWARGNCWFTAGVVEFLEILGLDGALRRHLVDTLKAQVKKLAELQDASGLWHTLLDDPHSYLETSASAGFAYGILKAVRLGYLAPEYAAVGRKAADGVLAKIDSDGTVQGVSYGTAMGSDLDHYRRIKICPTSYGQGLAFLLCTELVREQ